A window of Pullulanibacillus sp. KACC 23026 genomic DNA:
TGAAAAATATGGCAACCGTGACAAGAGGAGGCAAGACCCCGCTTTTAAAATCTGAAATGAAGGCTTGCTTATTCGAAAAAACAGAAGCCAAATAAATAATGACAGAGAGCTTGGCAATCTCAGCTGGTTGAATGTTGAAGCCCCCAATGGAAAACCAGGACGTTGCCCCGTTTGAGCTCTTTCCGATCAACATGACCAGAACGAGCAAGGCCAAGGTCAATATCGTAATCCATTTGGTAAATGCTTTAAAAAGCTTATAAGGCACAATCATTCCAAACGTTCCAGCTATAAGAGCGAGAACACACCAAATCAATTGCTTTTTTAAGATTGAGACACTTGATCCATGCAGGACCATCACTGACCATATTGAGCTGGCACTATAGACCATTACAAGCCCAAATGCTAATAAGAGAAGTGTAACAACTATTAAAGAGTAATCATAATAACGAAACAACTCTTTTATCTTTGAACCCATGCTGCTCATCCTAACTAACGTATTTCTATAATAAATCGTTTCACTTCAAGTGACATGAATGAACCATACACGCGCCACAAGTAGCCACTTCACGTGTGGCAGACATAAACTTATTAATTGATTAAAACAAAAGAGGGACTTAAGGACACAGCATGCCTGTCCATTTGGTCCGACCAAACTGACTGGGAATAAACAAATTTGATTTTGTTGTGTTCTTTAAGAGTTTAATAGTCTACCTAATAAATTCGCTATTGGTTTCTTAAATCCTTTAAAAATAAGGAGTTTAAGTCCTGGAAATCCTTGCTAAAACGTAAAATGGATTTAAGTAACTCTATTAAAAAAACTCAAACCCACTTGTTTTCAAAACCAAGGTAGTTTGAGTTTTCCTCACTCCTGACCTGTTATCGCTTCGTACAGGCTTGAGAGCTGCTGTTCAAGTTTTCCAAGAATTGCTTTTCCATCTTTTGCATCAACTAGGCCTAGACGAACGGCAAAATCGATCTCTCTTGATAGCCCAAACATTTGTGTATCTAAAACTTCCTCGTATAGAGGACACTGTGGCATGGTTAGATTCTCCATCTGAACTTCTATTAATTTTAGGATCTTATGCGCATCTGCTTCAAGCAACGCATAGGCCTGATCTCGATGCCGTGTTTCGGTATCGATCGACAATAGGATCCCCTCCATTACTCTTGCTTTAACTTTCATATTAAAGGGAAAAAAGGGAAAAAGCAAGTTATAATTCCTATTCCAATGGATGTCCCCCAAGAGACCGTTTCTTAAAAGATATTAAATTATATGCTGCCTTATGTGACAAATGAAAGACTAGCTTTTATACTTAAGAGAGGCACCTTCAATTAAAGAAGGCGGGACCGACATCCTTTAATAGAAATGAGGCGTTTTTTTGTCCACCATTGTACCCATTACTGGCCGCGTCCAGTTTCAAATTGTTTTAGATCCCAGCAGTTGGATTTTTGATCACCGAAAGATTGAATTGAATGATTACTTAACCGAAACCATCACCATTCAAGATGTACTAGGACATAATCGAGATGAACGAGCAGGTGCTGCCATGCCCCGGATGATCGAGACAGGCGTTAAATACGAAAAGGATAAATGGTTAACCGACTCATTTGTCATACCTATTGCTCCTTTTCTAAGCAATGCTGAACCGTTAGAGGATGCGAGTCTCGTCCATTTATTAAGTGAAGACGGGGAGGAAATAACTACACTCCCCATTACAGTCTTCAAGGAAGGCGTCTTTTGTTTTTCAAAAAATGGGAAGATCTTAAAAGAAGAAGGGCCGCTCCAATTTTACAATTTAGACGATTATCACGATGAACCTATTGGAGGCATTTCTAAAATTGTTCTTGCCTAAGCTTCAAGAATAGCCGGCCCGACCTTTATAAGTAGGACCGGCTATTTTTTATACGTTAAGGGCGACCTTGAACCGGTTACAAAACATCCGCAGCGATTTGCGCAAGTTTTGACCGTTCGCCCTTCTGAAGCTTAACATGTCCACTGACATCTTGATCTTTCATCTTTTCCACAACATAAGTCAGTCCATTATTGTATTGGTCAAGATAGGGGTGATCGACTTGTTCTGGATCCCCCATTAAAATAATCTTAGTGCCTTCCCCTACTCTTGTTAAGATTGTTTTGACCTCGTGCTTCGTTAAATTCTGAGCTTCGTCTATAATGATAAATTGCTCGGGGATGCTTCTTCCTCTTATATATGTAATCGCCTCAGTTTCAATAGAGCTAATACCCGCTAATATATCCTCGATCTCTCCTTTTCTCTTGGTGTTAAAAAGGAATTCCAAATTATCATAAACAGGCTGCAGCCACGGTCTCAGCTTCTCTGCTTTCTCACCTGGCAGATAGCCAATATCCTTGCCGACTGGCATAATGGATCTGGCAATCAAAAGTTTTTTATAGAGATGCAAATCCTCCGTTTGCAGAAGCCCTGAAGCAAGCGCCAACAAGGTCTTGCCGGTCCCTGCTTTCCCAATTAATGTAACGAGGTGAACGTCCGGCCGTTGTAAAAGTTCAAGCGCCATCACTTGCTGGGCGTTCCGGCCTTTTATCCCCCAGACCGTTTCATTCCCATAATAACAACTCGTTAACAGCTTTCCTGATGCATCAATAATTCCGATCGCAGAGGATTTCATATTCAATCCCTTTAAAATAAAGAACTCATAAGGATAGGTCGGTTCTTTTGTAATCTCAGAAACTGGAATTTTCTTATCGCGATAGAATTGGTTGATCAAATGATCGGATACGTAGAACTCGCGATAGCCATTGTAGATATCATCATCCTTTATGACTCGATCATTCAAGAAGTCCTCAGTTTCAATCCCAAGGGCATCCGCCTTGACTCTTACTAGGACATCTTTACTGACTAAGATCACTTGTTTCGGGATCTCTTTTTGTTGTTCTTCGATTTGTAAATTTAACGCGACAGCAATAATCCTGTTGTCATTCGTTCTATCTATAAAGCTTTCTTTTACTGATTCAAATGAGCGATGATTAAGTTCTACACGAATAGAACCTCCGTTTTCAAGCGGCACCCCTTGATGAAGCCTTCCTTTTTCTCTAAGCTGGTCAATGAGTCGAGAGACCGTTCTTGCATGCCGCCCAATCTCATCCATATTTCGCTTTTTGGAATCAATCTCTTCCAAAACAATGGCTGGAATAATCACTTCATGTTCCTCGAAAGCGAACAATGCAAAAGGATCTTGTAAGAGTACATTTGTGTCTAGGACGTAAATTTTAGTCAAAGTGTCGCCTCCTGTGTCATTAGCCTGTTGATTCAAGGCCCTATTCATTTTTTAATTTGCATTAGCAGGGTCAATCAAGAAAAATTAAGGTCGTTGTCTTGTGAGGACGAACTTAAATTTTCAAGATGGATGACTTTTTTTATCACCTCAACACTGAATTAGAGTTAGTTGTGAAAGAAATACAGCTGTGTCACTCAATGAATTTCCGTTTAGTAAAAATGTATGTACAATTGAACAAAGATAGACGAATGAGAAAAAAATGATGACTAATTAACTGATTAAAATAGGCTAGTACCGCTCAAAATGGCGGACTTGAGTCAAGAATAAAGAGACGTTGATCATTGGGTCATGGTATAATGTCACTTGAGGTGAATGAGATGAAGATCACATGTATCTTATGCCAAGAAACACAAGAAATTGATGACCAAAATCCCGTTGCCAAACGATTAAGGAATCGTCCCATTCACACATACATGTGTCCAAACTGCCATGAACGAATAACAGACAGAACCATAAAACGCTGGGAAACAGGGAAATTTCGCGTCCATCATAAAGAAGTCCAGAAAAATGACCAATGGTGAGCCTACTACTTGAACTAACATCATGAAATTTCATCCTCGGGTTGATCTACATGCTGGCTTGCGTATAACTTCCATCTTTCTATCGTAGGTTATACGCACCAGCAAGTTGCACATTCCAATTCAAATCTGTTCTTACTAACCTATTTTCTGCTGGCTTGCACAATTCCAATCAGTTTTTACGAAGCAAAAAAAAGCCATTACAGGTCCAGATGGACACGTAATGGCTTTTTTTAGTTGTTACATTTTTAATTGGTCGTCTCTTCTCTTCGATTGGTACAGTCGCAGTTTATAGATAATAAGCACGACTGCTGCAATCGTCAAAGCCCCGACAATCGGTAATTGAAGGGCTAAGATCGTCATAATAATGCAACCAAACAAGAGCAGCACATAAATAATTAAGGATTTCAAAGGAGGAAGCTTTCGGGCAAACCCTAGTTTGTAGACCACAATAGACAAAGCAACAATCGTCAGATACAAAATAATAATCATGTGATCAGAAGACCATTTGTGATCGAGCAGAAATTGCGGATAGCTCGAAAAGTGAAATTGACTGCTATCAGTGTTTGACACAGCTTCTTCCCCCTATCTTCTCCTTATTAGAACTTTGAACTAGCTAACTTACGCTTCTTCTCTTCCCGCTCACGTTCGTTTTTATTTAAAACTTTCTTTCTCAAACGAATGTTTTCCGGAGTCATTTCGCAATATTCGTCATCATCCAAATAAGCTAATGCATCCTCAAGAGACAGGATTCTTGGCGTTTTAAGCGTGACCGTTTGATCTTTTGTTGCGGATCGCACGTTCGTCATTTGCTTGGCTTTTGTCACATTAACCGTCAAATCATTCTCACGGGTATGCTCACCAACGATCATTCCCTCATAAACTTGAGCGCCCGGCTCAACGAACATCGTTCCACGGTCTTCAAGCTGACCAAGTGAATAAGCCGTTACTTGCCCAGTATCCATGGAAACGAGGACACCTTGACGACGGCCACCGATAGCCTCACGAATAAATGGACGATAGTGGTCAAAGGAATGATTTAAAACTCCATAACCGCGTGTCTCACTTAAGAAATCACGACGATAGCCGATAAGGCCGCGAGATGGTGCCATAAAAGTTAATTTGAAATGACCGTCTTCTTGCTGTTCCATGTTCTGCAGCTCCGCTTTGCGGCGGCCAAGTGATTCAATGACAGACCCAGAATAATCTTCAGGTACGTCGATCATAACCTGCTCCCATGGCTCAGATAAAACACCATCAATTTCTCTTTCAATAACCTTAGGCTTCGACACTTGAAGCTCATAACCCTCTCGGCGCATGTTCTCAATTAAAATAGACAAGTGAAGTTCCCCGCGTCCAGAAACGATCCAAGCATCAGGAGATTCTGTTTGCTCAACAATTAAGCTCACATCGCGTTCGACTTCTGCCATCAAGCGTTCATACAGCTTACGGCTAGTGATATATTGGCCCTCTTTACCAGCAAATGGACTATTATTGACTAAGAACGTCATTTGCATGGTTGGTTCTTCAATGGTTAAGAGAGGAAGTGGATCAATTTTGCCCGCTTCATTGATTGTTTCACCGATATTGATATCCTCAACACCCGTAATCGCGATTAGATCTCCAGCTTTGGCCTCTTGAATTTCCGATCTTTTAAGGCCAAAGAAGCCGAATAGCTTCGTTACACGGAACCCTTTTTGTGTACCATCGGCCTTCACAAGCACCGCCTGCTGACCCACTTCGATTTTTCCTCGGTAAATACGGCCGATCCCAATACGTCCTACATAATCATTATAATCAAGCATCGTCACCTGGAATTGAAGGGACTCATCGGAGTTATCAATCGGTCCTGGTACGTGCTCAAGAATCATGTCAAAAACAATGGACATATCATGCGTGACATCATCAGGTGTCTTTCCTGCTACACCGTTGATTGCCGATGCATAGACAACTGGAAACTCAAGCTGGTCATCATCAGCACCAAGATCAATAAAGAGTTCAAGCACTTCGTCTATAACTTCTTCTGGTCGAGCCATAGGCTTGTCGATTTTATTTACAACAACGATTGGCTTTAATTTAGCTTCAAGCGCTTTTTTCAATACAAAGCGTGTTTGTGGCATAACCCCTTCATACGCGTCGACGAGAAGCAAGACCCCATCCACCATGCGCATGATCCGTTCAACCTCACCGCTGAAGTCAGCGTGTCCAGGAGTATCCACAATATTAATACGGTGGTCTTTATATGAAAGGCTTGTGTTCTTAGCTAAAATCGTAATTCCGCGTTCACGTTCAAGATCATTGGAATCCATTGCCCGTTCATGAACATGCTCATTTTGACGGAATGTACCAGATTGCTTTAATAATTCATCCACAAGCGTTGTTTTTCCGTGGTCAACGTGTGCAATGATCGCAATATTTCTTAAATCATTTCGTGTATTTGACATTCAATACGCTCCTCAGTTTCATAGGTCCGCTTAGCTTATGCGGTGCAAACTCTATTATTATAACATATCCGTAAAATAATGTCCCTCTTTCTTTTCTGTGAAAATAATCACTGGGTTTAATCCACACTTGAATTGGCTATCCTATATCTAACTTAATTTTGACAATAGGAAAGCAGAGCTACCTAAATTTTAGGTTTCTCGAATAACTTTCTTATTAATTGTCTATAATGCTAATTTGCTGTGGACTCGTGATAGGGTTCTTTGTTCTGAAGCATGTGATAGACAATGGTAAGCATTCGGTGTCCGATGGCAACGAGTGCTTTTTTCTTTCCTCTTCTTGCAGCTAGCGACCAATACTTAATGGACAACCTTTTATTTCGACTTCTTGAAACAGCCCACGCAGCTTCACATAAAGCAGATTTAATATGAGGATTCCCTTTGACTGTCTTTGTACTCTTTCGTTTTCCCGCACTTTCATGATTACCAGGAGATAAACCTGCCCATGAGGCAAGGTGTTTGGAAGTAGGGAATTGTCCCATATCCACTCCTATTTCAGCGATGATAATGGCTGCGGTCTCTTTTTTAATACCGGGCATGGTCATAAGCAATTGCACTTCTTCTTGATAGTCCTTCAAAATGTCATCCATTCTCTTTTCGATAGCCGATATTAACTCTTCAAGGTAAATAATATGCATCCAAGATTGTTTAATAAGAAAGAGTTGATGTTCGTTTAATGTTCCAAACAGTGAATCGGCTATCATTTGCTTTTTATGTGCCATTTTCCCATGAATCTTTTGACCAACTTCTTCTTGATCAATGTACCCATTATCCATAAGTTGTTCTAAAAGCTTTCTTCCTGAAACGCCAAATACATCTGAAATAACGGTAGCTAGTTTAATATTCGAAGCCTCTAGAACCTTTTGAATCCGATTTTTTTCTGACGTCATCTGACCCACCCACTTTTTGCGAAGACGAGTCAAGTCACGAAGATTTCGAAAATCCTCGGGAGGCACAAAACTTTTTTCAATTAAACCATGTCTTAATAATTTGGCGATCCACTCTGCATCTGACACATCCGTCTTTCTACCAGGAACATTTTTAATCCTTTGGGCATTCGCCAACGTAATATCGAAGAAATCCTCTAAGATGTTATAAACCGGCTTCCAATAAATGCCTGTACTTTCCATCGCTATATGGGTGACTTCTTTTTCCTCTAACCACTTTAGAAGACGAAAGAGATCTTTGGTTAAAGTAGGGAAAGTTTCCGTTTCCTTCACTAGATCTGTTTCTGATTCTCCCATTAAGACACATGCCACAATCGTTTCTGAATGAACATCCAAGCCTGCGCAACGTTTGTACAACGTTTCCACTTCAAACCACCTTCATGTTTTTATTCCACAAACAGTGGAATGAATTTGAAGTTAGACATTTTTCTGTTCGTAGTCATCTCTTAGTAAGACAAATAGAGAGCTAACAATGGGTTGTTCACCAAATTCATTCCAACAGTTTTTTATACAGGGTAGAACCACCATTAAAGAGCACGTTATATACTCACTGTCTGTGGTATCTACATTATGGGGTGGGTACTCTATTTTCATTCCTGGGTTGAGAGCGAAAGATCATGGATGTTTTTTATATAATATAGGCTAGACTATATTATAGAGGTTCATGCATGGAATGTTTACTCATTTTATATTGAAGAATTGTGTTTTTTTGCTATTATTATTTATTAGTTATATCCTGTATGTAGGAGGTTGTTTTTTATGAATGCCGTTTTCTTTTTGCTTGCTGTCTTAACAGTTGGGAGCTTAGTGATGATCGGCTACGCCATTGTGGCGAGCAGCTTGCTTGGAGTCATCCTGTCGATTCTGGGTGTTCTTGTATTTATGGGGCTTGGGTTTACCTTAAAGCGCCGCGTACAAACGAATTGAATGCCAAAAGCCCTGGGATATTCCCAAGGCTTTTTTTATAGCCTCGCAAACTTTTTTGTTTTTTACTGAAGCGAAAATAGCCCCCGGCTTTATTTGACTTTATTCATACTGTTCGACGAATTTACCGCTTTCTATTTCTTGCTGGATATGGTTGGAGACCGTTTGATGAACCGATGGATTGCCAACTAATAATGAATTTTGCTTGAGCAAGTTAATCGGGGACCCATCAACACGGGTTGCCGCACCCCCTACTTCTTCCACCAAAATTAATCCAGCCCCAATATCCCAAGGGGCGAGACGCATCGACCAGTACAGATCCAGTGCTCCACACGCCACATAAGCCAGTTCAATAGCAGCCGAGCCATAAGAACGGGTTCCTCGGCATTGACGGGCGATGGGTCTCACAATATCCGGGTCAATCCGACGATTCTGATTAAGCCAAGTGGCATTAATGGAAATCACCGCTTCGTTCAAGGATGTTTCCGTAAGAGGAGGGAGCTTGCTATCGTTTTGAAAGGCACCGGAGCCCTTTACGCAATGATAAAGATCGCCATTCATTACATCTAAAATAAGACCAACTCGTCCAACACCATTTTCATAAACCCCAATTGATATCGAAAAGTGCCGTTTTTGATGAACAAAATTCATCGTCCCGTCTATCGGATCAATCATCCATATAATCCCTTTTAGTTCACTAAGCTTATCGCCATAGCCCTCTTCCGATATAATGTAATGCCCCGGAAAAGATTCGCGGATATGCTGAATGAAAAATTCTTCAATTTGCCGGTCCATATTCGTGACAAGGTCATCTGGGGAAGACTTGGTTTCCACTTGAAGAGTAGACTTCAAGGCTTCTTTTAGCTGTTCTCCGGCATCTAGGATCCATTCCTTTGCTCGGTCTCTGATTGCGTACCAATCGATTTGTTCACTCATGCCATGACCCCTTTATTTTAAATATCAACTATGCCATAAATGTATTAGAAAATTTTTCACACTAAAATAAAACGTGAATATCAATATATATGTATCATTGTCTATTATGACATATTTCCGACTAAATCTTGCCAAAAAATGCTCGGAACTTATTCCAAATAAAGGAGGGTAAACTTTATAGAAAGTCTACCCTCACTTAACATTGGCTATTTTGGTTAAAAGGTCCTGTTCGATTGTCATGCTTCTAATCGAATTAACTCTTGTCTAAAACGGGTCAAATTCTCCTTGCATGATTCAATGGTTTCTTGATCCGCATTGACCATTGCCTCATGAAGCCTTGCTAATTCGTAATCGATTTCCATGCGTAAGACGGGAATCCGTTTCTCAGCGTCCGTTCGCTTTAAGGTTTGGATGACTTGTTTCATGGTCACCGACACATCCTTTCTTTAAGGTATTCAAAACGGGCAATGGGCAACTCTACAAAGCCTGAGACAATTTCCTGCTGTTTAAAAATTCAGATATTATGTTATTTATATTATGAAGAGAAGTTATCCTATGCGACATTTTTAATGTTAAATGGGCTCCGTATCCGTTGCATTCCCAAATTAACTATGTTTGACTTTATACCCAAAGCCAATTGATTAGAAACCTGGACAAGACATGTGTTAAACTGACTAAAAAGCGAACTATCCGTCGAATTTAGATAAAGTAGGAGTTGTACGACATGACTTTTAATGGATTTTCAGAAGCGGACTTCGATGTGTTTTCCATTGAAGGACTTGACCCGCGGATGCTAGCCCTTCGCCATCACATTCAGCCCAAATTAGCGGAGCTCGGAGACTATTTTTCTCCTATTTTAACAGCCTTAACAGGTGATGAAATGTTCTATCATGTAGCCAAGCATGCCAGACGAACCGTTAATCCACCGAAGGATACTTGGGTAGCCTTTGCCGCAAACAAAAGGGGCTACAAAAAACATCCTCATTTTCAGATAGGACTTTGGCCTACCCACCTTTTTATCCGTTTAGCCGTTATCAATGAATGTCCTGATAAAAAAGCACTGGCGAAGGCTCTCAACACACATGGTCGGTCCATAATGGAGCACTTTCCAAAACAATTTGTATGGTCAGCGGATCACACCAAGCCTCATACAACGGAAGAACCCGCTCCGGATCTAATCGATCGTCTTGGGGAGATAAAAAAAGCAGAATTTCTGGTCGGCCTTGATGTAGACCGTGAAACCACTGTAAAGAGCGGTGCGGAGATTCTGAATGTGATTGAAAAAACATTTGGACAGCTCGCCCCTCTATACAATGAAATGCGCCGGAGAGTTAGGCCCCATTAATTAAGAAAGAGGCGTGCCTTTCGGGTATGCCTCTTTTAATCATTATATGTGGTTGTGATAGAAAATGACCGGCATCAACCCATTCTTTCTTCCATTGAAGTGCCCCATTTAGCACGAATTTGATGAGCTTCTGCCATTATTCGATCAAACAAAGTCTGAACAGTGGGGATATCCTGTATTCGCCCAGCCGTTTGACCTGCCCAGCCAAAGCCCTCCTCCATTTTCCCATCATAGATTAAGGCTTTATTGCGTTCACCGCTGATTAACGCCTTTAATCCCTCATAGCCGCTACCTTTTTCTTCTTCTCTAAGAATGGAAGCTGTCCAATCATTTTTTAAAGCTCGTGCAGGGGCACCCAATGATTTTTTTATGATAACCGTATCGGTTTCATCGGCTTTTAAAATCATCTCCTGATACGTTTTTGAGGCATGGACGCATTCCTTTGTTGCAATGAAGCGTGTCCCCATCTCCACCCCTTCTGCCCCAAGTGCTAGTGCCGCCATCAAGCCTCTTCCGTCTGAAAAACCCCCTGATGCGATAACGGGAATGTTAACGGCATCAACGACAGAAGGAATGAGGACCAACCCACCAATTTCTTCACGGCCAAGATGTCCTCCCCCTTCATTTCCGACAACCATCACGGCATCGGCCCCTAACGCCTCAGCTTTGATCGCTTGTCTCTTTGTTGCCACTAAGACGAGCTTCTTGATAGGGGTTTGATTTAATTTTTCAAAGACAGGTGTTGGATTGCCACCGGTAATCGAAACGACCGGAACCCCTTCATCGATGGCCACCTGAAGCATCTCCTCGTAAGGACGCCCATGCTGGCCAATCGCAAAGTTCACACCAAATGGACGATCGGTTAATTGACGTATTTTATGTATCTCATCTCTTAAATCTTCAGGAGATGAACAAGTCATAGCAGTCAGTTGCCCAAGCCCGCCGGCATTTGAAACCGCAGCCGCAAGCTCTGAATAGGCCAAATAAGCTAGTCCCCCTTGAATAATAGGCAAATTAATAGCTAGAGCATCTGTCAGGCGTGTTTTTAAGATTGTCACATTTTTGTCCTCCCCATTTAATTTTTCTTGATAAAAAGGTAAGTTATGGACTAAGATAATCCTAGTCTGTCTTTTTGAAATCGGTTAAAGAAGCCCTGCTTGACCTTCCGATTTTGGAGTCCATAAGAAAGTGTGGTGGAAAGTTCTTGTCACAACAAGAGACCCCATTATTTACCGGTTTAGTCCATTATATCAAAAATAATCCGATTCCCTTCCACATTCCTGGTCATAAAAAAGGAAATGGAATGGATCCTGAGTTCAGAGAATTCATTGGCGAAAATGCTTTAAAAATTGACTTAATCAATATTGCACCTTTAGATGACCTGCATCAGCCTCATGGCATGATCCAGCAAGCTCAAAAATTAGCTGCTGAAGCGTTTGGTGCTGATGAGACCTTTTTCTCAGTACAGGGAACGAGCGGTGCCATTATGACAATGGTTCTTGCGGTTTGCTCACCTGGGGATAAAATTTTGGTTCCGCGAAATGTACACAAATCCGTTTTATCAGCGATTATCTTCTCAGGTGCTCTGCCTATTTTTATCTACCCAGAAGTCGACCGAGAATTAGGGATTTCACATGGCATTTCAACGGAGGCAGTTAAACACGCGCTTCAAGCTCATCCAGATGCTAAGGCCTTATTAGTGATCAACCCCACTTATTTCGGGGTCAGTGCAAACTTAAAAGAGATCGTCGAAGTGGCTCATGGATTTAATGTTCCCGTCCTTGTTGATGAAGCCCATGGCATTCACATTCATTTCCATGAGAAACTGCCGATGTCAGCGATGCAGGCAGGAGCTGATATGTCAGCCACCAGCATTCATAAATTAGGCGGCTCTCTCACTCAGAGCTCTGTTTTAAATGTCAAACGCGGACGTGTTTCCCCTCAGCGTGTACAAGCCGTTCTAAGCATGTTAACCACCACGTCGACTTCTTATATATTGCTCGCGTCTTTAGATGCAGCTAGACGTCATTTAGCGACGGAAGGCCACAAGGAAATTTCCAGAGCTATCGAACTAGCTGATCACGCAAGAAATCAAATTAACCAGATTGAGGGGCTCTATAGTCCAGGTGAAGAAATTCTGCATTCCAAAGCCACTACCGCCCTTGACCCTACTAAAGTATTGATTTCGGTTAAAAAACTGGGGATCAAAGGGTATGATGCAGAAGTTTGGCTTCGTGAAAATTACCGGATTGAGGTCGAATTATCAGACCTTTACAACATACTATGCCTCGTTACTTCCGGCGATGATGAAGCTTCTATTCAATCACTCATTAATGGCTTGCGTGCTCTGTCGGACACTTTTAAGCAAAACGGGAAGGACCCGATTCACAAAGAAATGCCGGTCCATGTTCCACAAATGCCCAAGCTTGCCCTTTCACCGCGCGACGCCTTTTATGCCCAAACCGAATTCGTCCCATATGAAGAATCGGTCGGAAGAATTATCGCTGAGTTTGTAATGGTATACCCACCCGGCATTCCTATCTTCACGCCGGGAGAAATTATTACAAAAGAAAATTTAGATTATATTAAAGAAAACATGGATGCCGGTCTCCCTGTTCAGGGACCAGAAGACCCCGCTTTGAAGACCTTAAAAGTTGTCCAAGAAATTGCGCCAATAGAATAGCTTAAACCTCATAAAAAAAGGTGACCTCCCCCAAAAGGTCACCTTTTTCCATTCATTTCTTCTTGTTTGTCTTATCCTTACATGCCGAACAGGTACTGTACAAAGTAGACACTTTAAAATCATCAACATGCTCAATCGTCCGTTCACATTCCTGACAGATGATGGTGCCCAAGTCTTCCAGCTCCTTTTTGTTAAGTATTTAATCACTTGATATCTCTATAATATGTCATACTGATTCCGTTTACAACCATAATTAGTATGTCTTAAATAATTAAATAAGCGTATTAATGGGCCGCAGATCGTTCACCGAGGGGTTCCCTTTAAGCTGGCTTACTCCTGTGATTAATAGTCTATTTGATACCGTTTACATTAATACTATTCCTGCACAGCTTTATTCCAAAAAAAAGACACTCGCCGCACCACCACCCTATAAACGCAAAAAGGAGAACTGCTTAATCGCAATTCTCCTTTTTTCAGTTGCCCGGCGGCGTTCTACTCTTGCCAATCTAATCGCTTGGAATACTTCGTGGGTCCCCTTCTTCGATTGACGCCTTGTTGATTTGCGCATGACCT
This region includes:
- a CDS encoding nitronate monooxygenase family protein; this encodes MLKTRLTDALAINLPIIQGGLAYLAYSELAAAVSNAGGLGQLTAMTCSSPEDLRDEIHKIRQLTDRPFGVNFAIGQHGRPYEEMLQVAIDEGVPVVSITGGNPTPVFEKLNQTPIKKLVLVATKRQAIKAEALGADAVMVVGNEGGGHLGREEIGGLVLIPSVVDAVNIPVIASGGFSDGRGLMAALALGAEGVEMGTRFIATKECVHASKTYQEMILKADETDTVIIKKSLGAPARALKNDWTASILREEEKGSGYEGLKALISGERNKALIYDGKMEEGFGWAGQTAGRIQDIPTVQTLFDRIMAEAHQIRAKWGTSMEERMG
- a CDS encoding GapA-binding peptide SR1P — translated: MGTIICQECERTIEHVDDFKVSTLYSTCSACKDKTNKKK
- a CDS encoding inositol monophosphatase family protein encodes the protein MSEQIDWYAIRDRAKEWILDAGEQLKEALKSTLQVETKSSPDDLVTNMDRQIEEFFIQHIRESFPGHYIISEEGYGDKLSELKGIIWMIDPIDGTMNFVHQKRHFSISIGVYENGVGRVGLILDVMNGDLYHCVKGSGAFQNDSKLPPLTETSLNEAVISINATWLNQNRRIDPDIVRPIARQCRGTRSYGSAAIELAYVACGALDLYWSMRLAPWDIGAGLILVEEVGGAATRVDGSPINLLKQNSLLVGNPSVHQTVSNHIQQEIESGKFVEQYE
- a CDS encoding aminotransferase class I/II-fold pyridoxal phosphate-dependent enzyme, translated to MSQQETPLFTGLVHYIKNNPIPFHIPGHKKGNGMDPEFREFIGENALKIDLINIAPLDDLHQPHGMIQQAQKLAAEAFGADETFFSVQGTSGAIMTMVLAVCSPGDKILVPRNVHKSVLSAIIFSGALPIFIYPEVDRELGISHGISTEAVKHALQAHPDAKALLVINPTYFGVSANLKEIVEVAHGFNVPVLVDEAHGIHIHFHEKLPMSAMQAGADMSATSIHKLGGSLTQSSVLNVKRGRVSPQRVQAVLSMLTTTSTSYILLASLDAARRHLATEGHKEISRAIELADHARNQINQIEGLYSPGEEILHSKATTALDPTKVLISVKKLGIKGYDAEVWLRENYRIEVELSDLYNILCLVTSGDDEASIQSLINGLRALSDTFKQNGKDPIHKEMPVHVPQMPKLALSPRDAFYAQTEFVPYEESVGRIIAEFVMVYPPGIPIFTPGEIITKENLDYIKENMDAGLPVQGPEDPALKTLKVVQEIAPIE
- a CDS encoding DUF1054 domain-containing protein, with protein sequence MTFNGFSEADFDVFSIEGLDPRMLALRHHIQPKLAELGDYFSPILTALTGDEMFYHVAKHARRTVNPPKDTWVAFAANKRGYKKHPHFQIGLWPTHLFIRLAVINECPDKKALAKALNTHGRSIMEHFPKQFVWSADHTKPHTTEEPAPDLIDRLGEIKKAEFLVGLDVDRETTVKSGAEILNVIEKTFGQLAPLYNEMRRRVRPH